From a single Drosophila sulfurigaster albostrigata strain 15112-1811.04 chromosome 3, ASM2355843v2, whole genome shotgun sequence genomic region:
- the LOC133844959 gene encoding uncharacterized protein LOC133844959, whose product MFDSKIKVPKYDSDAFDNVEYELQMTYTLETDRRIMSFYDAMWGIEVTGGSDQFEPLTIVNVSPTGLAKRGGMRIGDEITQINDVPALEMTFNEALQLFRRSSRYVRVFVRGDDDAPAEEDWTCDCWFKPRKPWKRDFTPIQWTFPWNDRRKPVYKESNCFMVPSKMEEKIRARRAATSAVHKKEDAAPHTRSLTPTPRPKNQPGPNLLESVLRPRGPPPRD is encoded by the exons ATGTTCGACTCGAAGATTAAAGTGCCCAAGTATGACTCCGATGCATTTGACAATGTCGAGTACGAGCTGCAGATGACCTACACCCTGGAGACGGATCGTCGCATCATGAGCTTTTACGATGCCATGTGGGGCATTGAGGTAACTGGCGGCAGCGATCAGTTCGAGCCGTTGACCATTGTTAATGTCTCGCCCACTGGCCTGGCCAAGCGTGGTGGCATGCGTATCGGTGATGAGATCACCCAGATCAATGATGTGCCCGCTTTGGAGATGACCTTCAATGAGGCGTTGCAACTCTTTCGCAGAAGCTCTCGCTATGTGCGTGTTTTTGTGCGCGG TGATGACGATGCGCCAGCTGAGGAGGATTGGACCTGTGACTGCTGGTTCAAGCCCAGGAAGCCTTGGAAGCGTGACTTTACGCCTATTCAGTGGACATTCCCGTGGAACGATCGTCGTAAGCCAGTGTACAAGGAATCCAACTGCTTCATGGTGCCCAGCAAAATGGAGGAGAAGATTCGCGCAAGACGAGCGGCTACCTCAGCGGTGCACAAGAAGGAAGATGCGGCGCCACACACCCGTTCGTTAACCCCAACGCCTAGGCCCAAGAATCAGCCAGGACCCAATCTATTGGAGAGTGTGCTACGTCCACGGGGCCCACCACCAAGGGACTAA